The proteins below come from a single Esox lucius isolate fEsoLuc1 chromosome 7, fEsoLuc1.pri, whole genome shotgun sequence genomic window:
- the LOC117594741 gene encoding uncharacterized protein LOC117594741 isoform X3 — protein MTPHILMLCRHIMYKHLENRELACRDTMLTFDQLVDMAIRLDNLLATHGHTGNDLPPPAHPVVRPEPMEVGGTAQRETVRPRECSFCGRKGHSASHCFQQKRVEQRKPDTPTQSQDTFEITEHPAFLIQWRIQETKLGECLLK, from the exons ATGACCCcgcatatattgatgttatgcagacacataatgtacaagcatttagagaacag ggagctggcatgccgggacacCATGTTGACGTttgaccagctcgtcgacatggcgatccggctggacaaccTGCTAGCCACCCACGGACACACCGGGAATGATCTGCCCCCTCCGGCACACCCCGtcgtcagacctgaacccatggaggTGGGAGGCACCGCACAAAGGGAGACAGTGCGgcctagggagtgttccttttgtgggaggaaggggcactctgcctcccactgtttccagcaGAAAAGGGTCGAGCAGAgaaagcctgacacccctacacagagtcag GACACGTTTGAAATAACAGAGCATCCTGCATTCTTGATTCAGTGGCGGATTCAGGAGACCAAG CTTGG AGAATGCTTGTTAAAGTGA
- the LOC117594741 gene encoding uncharacterized protein LOC117594741 isoform X1 — translation MENYFGIYTADNCSCSNSSVVAFLVAWRMLVKVKYREHQKYVKVTESDGNYDYQLFHQAVIDKFGLPPDTEIIYKDSSGTEVDPDIFSELLNKGEDLLKVYVTDDFEDVSVCSEGSYPSDASTVVLDESQGETQSKKIRKDDQRSKEAAKNMVTEVLQRKPGGEKIFQEYQKTMSLSDGTRRQLVNMLVADMVEVHGRIPPQAVRINYAQGIVALFPYLEDPLAKHGYEHFYDPASGSGYLSWRLKTVQRSSSDQSRSRVADEQCNGGPKAVRGSATAVQQLTDNECEEAIAVMNHSSDEALVAEKMKATFEHRQKLVHDPDKSVEVLDTFPRFLDITGLIEQDFLKLFGEETSGKFLARWPTFFRPHIIKDAKRLGPCLHVEALIRSAQGDGDGGSQKVCKNQCPSGRGLLGEVSAGWCKHFNLLIQSGTFSALPALCRHTKKQDPEVLCHHGQKGNSMPSTHINCSI, via the exons ATGGAAAATTATTTTGGGATTTATACTGCTGATAATTGTTCTTGCAGTAACTCTTCTGTTGTGGCTTTTTTGGTAGCTTGG AGAATGCTTGTTAAAGTGAAGTACAGAGAACATCAAAAATATGTCAAGGTTACTGAGAGTGATGGGAACTATGATTACCAGCTTTTCCACCAAGCAG TAATTGACAAATTTGGTCTGCCCCCTGACACTGAGATCATTTACAAAGATTCCTCGGGAACAGAAGTTGACCCGGACATCTTTTCCGAACTGTTGAATAAAGGGGAGGATTTGTTGAAGGTCTATGTGACTGATG attttGAGGATGTATCAGTGTGCTCCGAAGGATCATACCCTTCAGATGCCTCCACAGTCGTGCTGGATGAAAGCCAGGGTGAGACCCAAAGcaagaaaataagaaaagatGACCAAAGGAGCAAAGAAGCAGCCAAAAAT ATGGTCACTGAAGTTCTACAAAGAAAGCCTGGGGGGGAGAAAATCTTTCAGGAGTACCAAAAAACCATGTCACTGTCAGATGGAACCAGACGACAGCTTGTGAATATGTTGGTTGCTGATATGGTGGAGGTGCATGG ACGGATTCCTCCGCAGGCTGTACGAATCAACTATGCCCAAGGTATTGTGGCCTTGTTCCCATACCTAGAGGACCCATTGGCGAAGCATGGATAT GAACACTTCTATGATCCAGCGTCAGGTTCCGGGTACCTTTCTTGGCGTCTTAAGACTGTGCAACGAAGTTCATCTGATCAGTCTAGGTCTCGGGTAGCAGATGAACAGTGCAATGGTGGTCCAAAAGCTGTAAGAGGCTCAGCTACTGCCGTACAACAACTGACTGATAATGAGTGTGAAGAAGCAATAGCTGTGATGAATCATTCCTCTGATGAAGCACTAGTTGCTGAGAAAATGAAGGCCACTTTTGAACACAGGCAGAAACTGGTCCATGATCCTGACAAGTCTGTGGAGGTCCTGGACACTTTCCCCAGATTTCTTGACATAACTGGCCTT ATTGAGCAGGACTTCCTGAAGCTTTTCGGAGAGGAGACATCCGGGAAGTTCTTAGCCAGATGGCCAACGTTTTTCAGACCACACATCATCAAAGATGCCAAAAGGCTAGGACCCTGTCTCCATGTTGAGGCACTAATACGGTCTGCACAAGGTGACGGTGATGGTG GGTCACAAAAAGTCTGCAAAAATCAGTGCCCTTCAGGCAGAGGACTACTTGGTGAGGTATCTGCAG GTTGGTGCAAGCATTTCAATCTTCTTATCCAGTCTGGAACCTTCTCAGCCCTTCCTGCTTTGTGTcggcacacaaaaaaacaagatccagaagtACTATGTCATCATGGACAAAAAGGCAATTCCATGCCGAGCACACACATCAATTGCAGCATTTGA
- the LOC117594741 gene encoding uncharacterized protein LOC117594741 isoform X2, whose translation MENYFGIYTADNCSCSNSSVVAFLVAWRMLVKVKYREHQKYVKVTESDGNYDYQLFHQAVIDKFGLPPDTEIIYKDSSGTEVDPDIFSELLNKGEDLLKVYVTDDFEDVSVCSEGSYPSDASTVVLDESQGETQSKKIRKDDQRSKEAAKNMVTEVLQRKPGGEKIFQEYQKTMSLSDGTRRQLVNMLVADMVEVHGRIPPQAVRINYAQGIVALFPYLEDPLAKHGYEHFYDPASGSGYLSWRLKTVQRSSSDQSRSRVADEQCNGGPKAVRGSATAVQQLTDNECEEAIAVMNHSSDEALVAEKMKATFEHRQKLVHDPDKSVEVLDTFPRFLDITGLIEQDFLKLFGEETSGKFLARWPTFFRPHIIKDAKRLGPCLHVEALIRSAQGDGDGGWCKHFNLLIQSGTFSALPALCRHTKKQDPEVLCHHGQKGNSMPSTHINCSI comes from the exons ATGGAAAATTATTTTGGGATTTATACTGCTGATAATTGTTCTTGCAGTAACTCTTCTGTTGTGGCTTTTTTGGTAGCTTGG AGAATGCTTGTTAAAGTGAAGTACAGAGAACATCAAAAATATGTCAAGGTTACTGAGAGTGATGGGAACTATGATTACCAGCTTTTCCACCAAGCAG TAATTGACAAATTTGGTCTGCCCCCTGACACTGAGATCATTTACAAAGATTCCTCGGGAACAGAAGTTGACCCGGACATCTTTTCCGAACTGTTGAATAAAGGGGAGGATTTGTTGAAGGTCTATGTGACTGATG attttGAGGATGTATCAGTGTGCTCCGAAGGATCATACCCTTCAGATGCCTCCACAGTCGTGCTGGATGAAAGCCAGGGTGAGACCCAAAGcaagaaaataagaaaagatGACCAAAGGAGCAAAGAAGCAGCCAAAAAT ATGGTCACTGAAGTTCTACAAAGAAAGCCTGGGGGGGAGAAAATCTTTCAGGAGTACCAAAAAACCATGTCACTGTCAGATGGAACCAGACGACAGCTTGTGAATATGTTGGTTGCTGATATGGTGGAGGTGCATGG ACGGATTCCTCCGCAGGCTGTACGAATCAACTATGCCCAAGGTATTGTGGCCTTGTTCCCATACCTAGAGGACCCATTGGCGAAGCATGGATAT GAACACTTCTATGATCCAGCGTCAGGTTCCGGGTACCTTTCTTGGCGTCTTAAGACTGTGCAACGAAGTTCATCTGATCAGTCTAGGTCTCGGGTAGCAGATGAACAGTGCAATGGTGGTCCAAAAGCTGTAAGAGGCTCAGCTACTGCCGTACAACAACTGACTGATAATGAGTGTGAAGAAGCAATAGCTGTGATGAATCATTCCTCTGATGAAGCACTAGTTGCTGAGAAAATGAAGGCCACTTTTGAACACAGGCAGAAACTGGTCCATGATCCTGACAAGTCTGTGGAGGTCCTGGACACTTTCCCCAGATTTCTTGACATAACTGGCCTT ATTGAGCAGGACTTCCTGAAGCTTTTCGGAGAGGAGACATCCGGGAAGTTCTTAGCCAGATGGCCAACGTTTTTCAGACCACACATCATCAAAGATGCCAAAAGGCTAGGACCCTGTCTCCATGTTGAGGCACTAATACGGTCTGCACAAGGTGACGGTGATGGTG GTTGGTGCAAGCATTTCAATCTTCTTATCCAGTCTGGAACCTTCTCAGCCCTTCCTGCTTTGTGTcggcacacaaaaaaacaagatccagaagtACTATGTCATCATGGACAAAAAGGCAATTCCATGCCGAGCACACACATCAATTGCAGCATTTGA